ATGTACGTCAACTCTCAGCTAATGTCGTTGACACAAATCATACACAAAACGGCAAATCTCGGAGCAATTAAAAACCTCGCATCAACTGGGCGACCAATTAACTAGGAACGAATAATGATCGGTCGGTAAAGCAAGCAATACTATATACTCCTTTCTTTGTCTGAAGATATTTGTCGGGAAAATGGTTCCCTAACAAGTATTTCTAGACGAAGAAAGTATGTGAAACTGTGAATAGTCAATCGTGTCGACTTGAAGGAAGTTGGAGCACGCGGCACGTTACGTACACATCTGCAGATGCACATTCCTAATTTTATAATGCAGCAGGTGATTTGTTTTTTACAGCGTGCAGAGGGTTAGAAGCAGTACATCTGACATGATAAGCACGGGGATGTGTCATGTAATTAAggcatttttattttttatatttttttattgcgTGATGAGCACAGGGAAGAGGGGTACGTGGTTGGAGAATACATGTGCATGCAGGTGCGCGCCACATGCACGCGATCGGATGTCGATCACATTTTGACCGGCCACCTGTGCATGCGCAGTCCAAGTGCGTGGACACGGCCGTAACGTGCTGCACCTGCACGCCATACACGCCCATACGTGCCTATCCTTCCGTTCCCACTTCCCACATCCCGGGCGATCCATCATGGGCATGCATGGCATTCACTGTAGGATGCATTGTTGGTCATCGTTCAGATCGCAGCAGCTGTCGAGGGGTGACAATCGGCGCATGTCCTCCTCATCTTTCGGTCATCCACCGGCAGCAGTTACGTTCGCCCACCGTCCGGGCGTCCCGATCACCCGCCGAACCGCCGCACGCTCTCCTGATCTGCAGTGATCCGCCATTCTGGTCTCTCTCTCTTCCTGGTCCACATGGCAATGCGCGCCCGTCTACGATGGCGGCGGGTGGAGGAAGAGGCAGATCGCCGAGCAATCATCGACGGCGTAGCCCCGCCGCTTGCGCCTCCAGGCGCGGACGGCGCACTGGACGAGCCGCTTCGCCGCCTTCTCCCTCTCCGGCGTGTCAGCCACGATCTGCACCGCCTCTTCGTTGGAGACCACGTCCCGAACCTGCCACCATTTTCCCACGTCCATCAGATGATGCAGTAGAACTGTGCCAACTACCACCATCGAGAGGAAGAATTTGTCGCTTACCCCGTCGGTGGCCAAGATGACGAACTGGTCCCGGGAGGTGATCCTCCTCTGCGTCACCTCCGGCGCCGAGATCACGCCGTAGTCCTTGACGCAGTAGTCGCCGAACGCGCGTGACATGGCCAGCCCCGGCGCCTCCCTGTCGGGCAGCCACACCCGATGCACGCCGGGCTCGTCGTCGTGGCAGTGCACGCGGCCCTTGCACTGCACGATGCGCGCCTTCTCCTCTGCAAAATCAGATTTGGCTGCCAGTGAGCAACGGCCTTCTCATCAACCATCCTGAATGTGCAGCAGCGTATTGTACTTACGAGGCAGGTTTGGTTTGAAGTCGACGGTGAGCTGAACGGCGGCGATGCTGCCGTCGTCCGACGTGGTGCCAAGGACGGCTCGTGAGTCCCCCACGTTCGCGATAACCATCGTGTCACCCTTCTTGACGATCGACAACGCCGTGGAGCCACTGTTGACCGCGTCGAGACGGCGGCTGCGGCGGAGCTCttcatcgacggcggcggcggcggccaggtaGGACTGCCTCCAGAGGTCGAACTGGCAGTCGCCGAGCTTCTTCTCGCCGTCGATGAGCGACGCCAGCGCGACGGCCTCCTGCCAGTGGCGCAGCAGCGACGGCGGCAGCGAGTCCCGGACGGCCTTGGAGACGTAGTGGCCCCACTGGCCGTGGCCGTCGAAGATGCCGCAGAAGATGGTGTCATCCTGGCATCCGAATCCCTGAAGAAAAGGAGTATTTTCATTTGTTGGCGTATTGATATCAGTTTTGCTAAAGCGCATCTAGATATGCCATAAATATTGTatatctaagtcctatgtcattgatcttacgttgagattcgtcttattatttttttttcttttttctttatgcTTGATTTACTCATTTAAATGTGCAATAAATAAAGcatatctagatgtgccctagacagccTGATGCGATTTTTGTTCCCCCCCAACCTGTGTTCAGCAGTGCCGTTTACGAGTGTAGGTAACGTAATACCCCTTTCTGCCGTCGCAGTCAGTCTCCAACAAGCCACATTGGATTCAGAAAACCAAGAAGCCGAACACCTTTTTTTCTCCAACAAACCAAGACACGTGTATTATGCCTTTTTGGCATGGAGTACTGTAGAAGCCAAAAGCGAGCAGCATATCCAAGGACCTCGTGAACAACATGCTACAAAACCTATGCCAAGATAAGCCACGTATCACTACTTACATTAGTGAGCCTGCTTAATTAAGGGCCAAAATCACAACTCCGTTTGGCATTGCCCATTAGATTGTACTAGTAAGTACAAAATTCAATCAGTTTCTGTCTATTTCGTAAGAAACATATCTACGTATGTTTCTGTACTTTTTCTAGCACGTAACAAAATATACTTTTTCTAGCAGATTACAAAATGAATTCAGCATAATACGGCGCAAAGATAGATTGGGTCTGAGTCGTATTCAAGACTTCCCGCAGTAACAAGAAAAACTCGGTACGGGAGAGTACAAGACGAACTAAAACACCtcgcaaaaaacaaagaaaaattagAAGAAAAAATGATTAGGCACACAGCGGGGAGAGCTTTGAACCCCATATTTTAGGAAGCCGTTTGATTTATTCTGTGGTCAGGAACGAGAACAAGCCAGCGACTAGTCCCTCCCAAGAACTGCCTCCTCTTTTGGACTATTTCCTCCTACGGCAGGGATGGGTCGACGGGACAGGGCCAACGAACCATGACACTAGCATGCACAATATCTTCTTCGCTTGCAAGAAAAGAAACAGCACACAATCTGATTGAAACGCCGGAGCAAAACAGTTTCCTGTTCAAATTCTTGATGAAAAGATTCACCAAAAGAGCTCCACGTAGGGTGCTGAGCTCTACAAGATGCTCTGTATGGCGCCAATGATTGCCACCACCACGAGCATATAATTTCACGTGGAACGGAGCATCAACATGTAGCGACAGGATCACGAAGCAGAGCAGAGGCGACGGATGGATGGAACTCACCTCCCAGACGAGGGAGCAGTCCTGGTTGGTGCCCTTCTCGCCGCGGCGAGACCACACGGCGGCCAAGGTCTCGGAGCCCTCGCCCCGCAGCGTCCCCGACGACCGCAGCACCGTCCCCTGCGGATCATCCTCCTTCCTCTCTTTTCCAGCCATGGATCGGGCCAGCCCCTGCAGCAGCGACGACAGCTGCCGCATTCTCGCTACCCCAAAGAAACAACCCAAAAGAGTTGGGCGGTGCaagagtttcttctctctcccttgCTCTCTTAGTTTCTGGGTGACCCACGACACTGTTGGTGgtgtgcacgggcgaggacagagcACTGCCTGCCCATGGCGATGGGTGGATAGGATAGGGAGCTCGCTCGGGAGGTTTCTTTAGTATCGATTCGTTTCTCCTGGGCCTTTCTTGTTCCAGGGAGTTCCTTTGGTCTTTGGATTGAAGAAACGATCGAGCTTGGGCTCACTGGAGATATGGATAGGATCGGTCGATCAGGCTAACTTCactaaggaagaaggaggggagcaAGCAAGGATTAATAGGAAGAAGCGAAGGTCGTGTTGTGGTGTGAGGTGAAAGCTCGGGAGGAGCTTTTAAAGGGGAGGAGAGCTGGAGAGGTGAGTTGGGGAACAAGAGGTGGGTTGGGGACGAAGAGCCGGGCGTGCGGGCGTGCAGTGGAAGCCACAGCAACGAAGCAAACATGCAGACCGAGGCAGGGCGA
The sequence above is a segment of the Triticum dicoccoides isolate Atlit2015 ecotype Zavitan chromosome 1A, WEW_v2.0, whole genome shotgun sequence genome. Coding sequences within it:
- the LOC119276470 gene encoding probable protein phosphatase 2C 48 isoform X1, whose amino-acid sequence is MRQLSSLLQGLARSMAGKERKEDDPQGTVLRSSGTLRGEGSETLAAVWSRRGEKGTNQDCSLVWEGFGCQDDTIFCGIFDGHGQWGHYVSKAVRDSLPPSLLRHWQEAVALASLIDGEKKLGDCQFDLWRQSYLAAAAAVDEELRRSRRLDAVNSGSTALSIVKKGDTMVIANVGDSRAVLGTTSDDGSIAAVQLTVDFKPNLPQEKARIVQCKGRVHCHDDEPGVHRVWLPDREAPGLAMSRAFGDYCVKDYGVISAPEVTQRRITSRDQFVILATDGVRDVVSNEEAVQIVADTPEREKAAKRLVQCAVRAWRRKRRGYAVDDCSAICLFLHPPPS
- the LOC119276470 gene encoding probable protein phosphatase 2C 48 isoform X2, producing the protein MRQLSSLLQGLARSMAGKERKEDDPQGTVLRSSGTLRGEGSETLAAVWSRRGEKGTNQDCSLVWEDDTIFCGIFDGHGQWGHYVSKAVRDSLPPSLLRHWQEAVALASLIDGEKKLGDCQFDLWRQSYLAAAAAVDEELRRSRRLDAVNSGSTALSIVKKGDTMVIANVGDSRAVLGTTSDDGSIAAVQLTVDFKPNLPQEKARIVQCKGRVHCHDDEPGVHRVWLPDREAPGLAMSRAFGDYCVKDYGVISAPEVTQRRITSRDQFVILATDGVRDVVSNEEAVQIVADTPEREKAAKRLVQCAVRAWRRKRRGYAVDDCSAICLFLHPPPS